acacacacacacacacacagaaggtgagatgaccctctgtctgttactgacacacatgcacacacacacacacacacccacacacacacacacacacacacagaaggtgagatgaccctctgtctgttactgacacacacatacacatacacagccacacagaaggtgagataaccctctgtctgttactgacacacacacacacacacacacacacacacacagaaggtgagctgaccctctgtctgttactgacacacacacacacacacacacacacacacacacacacacacacacagaaggtgagatgACCCTCTGcctgttactgacacacacacacacacacacacacacacagaaggtgagatgaccctctgtctgttactgacacacatgcacacacacacacacacacacacacacacacagaaggtgagatgaccctctgtctgttactgacacacacatacacatacacagccacacagaaggtgagataaccctctgtctgttactgacacacacacacacacacagaaggtgagatgaccctctgtctgttactgacacacatgcacacacacacacacacacacacacacacacagaaggtgagatgaccctctgtttgttactgacacacacatacacatacacagccacacagaagGTGAGATAACCCTCTGcctgttactgacacacacacacacacacacacacacacacacacacacacacacacacacagaaggtgagctgaccctctgtctgttactgacacacacacagccacacagaaggtgagataaccctctgtctgttactgacacacacacacacacacacacacacacagaaggtgagctgaccctctgtctgttactgacacacacacacacacacacacacacacagaaggtgagatgACCCTCTGcctgttactgacacacacacacacacacacacacacacacagaaggtgagatgaccctctgtctgttactgacacacatgcacacacacacacacacacacacacacacacacagaaggtgagatgaccctctgtctgttactgacacacacatacacatacacagccacacagaaggtgagataaccctctgtctgttactgacacacacacacacacacagaaggtgagatgaccctctgtctgttactgacacacatgcacacacacacacacacacacacacacacagaaggtgagatgaccctctgtttgttactgacacacacatacacatacacagccacacagaagGTGAGATAACCCTCTGcctgttactgacacacacacacacacacacacacacacacacacacacagaaggtgagctgaccctctgtctgttactgacacacacacacgcacgcacacacacacacacacacacacacacagaaggtgagatgaccctctgtctgttactgacacacacacacacagagaaggtgagatgaccctctgtctgttactgacacacacacacctctcactctcttactctctctcacacacacacacacacacacacacacacacacacacacacacacacacacacacacacacacacacacacagacacacacacacaaacaggtgaTCTGCCTGTTTCTGTTGTTGCTCACTAATTCCCTTCAAAGGGGAGAATATATTTAGCTGGATTCTATACATTCAACGGCCTTTCTCATTGGCTGAGCCAGCTGTCAGTCCAAACTCTGGAAGGAAGAAGGTGGAAACATCATTAAAGTTCTCTCTAGGGATTGTGTTCTCTGCCAAAtttaaccctaacacacacacacacacacacacatacacacacacacaccccatacgcACACGCAGACGTAGAGTACCTTCATTACCAACTTCACAGTTCACTGTGAGGCAGTTTGAGTTCGTTTAGTTTAGCTTCTGTTTAGTTGGTCTGCACGCTCTCCATAAAGGTCATAATTACCAACGTTAGAAGTCCCatcacgagtgtgtgtgtgtgtgggttttcaTACTGGATATTGGCACACAGTGAAGGTGAGTTCCTCATCACTGCATACCTGTcatgcacgtgtgcacagacacacacacacacacacacacacacacacacaaacaaaagcacatttatTGACAAATCAAAACACTTATTACATTTATCCAAATGCAGCTTCTGTTAACATTCTTCAGTTACTAATGGCTACTAACAGCATTAACCCAGCATAACACTAGCTAAAATAAGTATTAACCAGTAACTCCTTAGTTTAGCTAAAGCTGAAATAAGGatgtaaccatggaaacagctCCACAGCACCCTGTTTAATGGAATGAATTATCACTAGTCCTTGATTATGTCTAATGGTTATTGACTCCCAAATACAAACAGTGCTTAAAGCTCCCCTGACTCTTAGAACGCTTTGGAGACGTTTTGTTCCTTTAATGTTTGTAACACTAAGTGGTGATTTAACTACAGTTGACATCTGAAATAGCTAAACGTTTCTCAAAGCTAATCAAAGCTGCTTAGAAATTTAGTGTTGCGAGTTTGACTGAGCGTCTGGAATCCAGTGTTGGGTTTCTAGTGGCTGGTCTGGGACTCACTGTGCCATTACAGACAAAGGTATCCAGTAAGCAGTAATAGCAGTAGTACGTGTAAAAAGCTATTAATCCAAGATGGGAGAATCAGCTTGTAATGTGGAGAACTTTGTGATTGAAATCcgtgatggtgtgtgtttgttttcttgggATGAACAAGAGCACAGCAATGTAATGCGTTATTAACCCTGGAGTCTTGGAGCTGCTGACTACTTTGATAAATATGCACATTTACGTCTACACGGGGACCCACATCACttcctgtatgtgcatgtgtaggtaCTACTGACTAAAGTGGaattgaaagagagaggaaaaatgagagagtgagtggggagagagagagagggagaaagagagagagagagagagagagagagagaaagagagggagaaagagaggggggagagggagagagagagagagagagagagggagagagagggagagagagggagaaagagagagagagagagaaagagagagggagaaagagaggggggagagggagagagagagagagagagagaaagggagagagggagagtgagagagaaagagagagagagagagagggagagagagagggagagagggagagtgagagagaaagagagagagagagagggagagagtgcgaGACCCATGAGAAGGAAATTGAGCCGCAGAGTTTCTCAtagctacagacacacacacacacacacacacacacacacacacacacagacagccctgACCCAGATGCTCCTATAGCCTGATGAGATGACACAGGTTGCGAAGGTTCTAGTGTGGCTCTGTGGTGCTGTGACTCCACCACTCACATGAACATCACGTGACGGCTGCTGACATACAGAAGCAAGTTTTAGGTTTCCACTGAAGAAGAGAAATGGGTATTTACagcttactgtgtgtgtgcgcgcgtccgtgcatgaatgcatgtgtgtgtgtttgacgcTGACCATGTCCACCTGTTCTAGGTCACACTGGCATGAGGGCCTGTCACTCAGTCATCAGCAGAGTAGGCAAATATATATAATCCAAATATATATAATCCAACAGCATAGCACTCATAGTCAACATGACGATCGTATCACCAGTCCTTCACGAGCACTCAGTGTAAGTAATCTCACACATGAATGACAAACACTTAATATAGCTAGTTAATCCCAAACTAACATGCTCCCATTCCCATTTTAACCCAtgcctaatcctaatcctaacctatcCTTAATCCTAACTTTAACCCAGCACTAATTCTAAACCTAACCAGACCTAATCCTGAAAAAATCTAGCCCTAATTCTGATATTAATAACCTTATTAATGATACTGGTACTCCATAGATATTTACACGTTACTTAAATGGTGACCATCTACATGCATATTTACTGGGATTTAATGCTGTCTATGCCCGGGGCGTCTCTCCTGTGACCAGACGttgtcctcctctgtgtctctgtctcttcctgagGCGTGTGATGGGCGACTGGAGTTCCCTGGGGAAGCTGTTGGAGAATGCCCAGGAGCACTCAACCGTAGTGGGCAAGGTCTGGCTGTCCGTCCTCTTCATCTTCCGCATCCTGGTGCTGGGTGCGGCGGCGGAGAAGGTGTGGGGCGACGAGCAGTCCGGCTTCACCTGCGACACCAAGCAGCCCGGCTGCCAGAACGTGTGCTACGACAAGACCTTCCCCATCTCGCACATCCGCTTCTGGGTCATGCAGATCATCTTCGTGTCCGTGCCCACGCTCATCTACCTGGGCCATATCCTCCACCTGGTGCGgatggaggagaagcagaagcagGCAGAGCAGGACCATGCCTCCGCCTCCGCCGACAAGCAGGCGCTGCTCGGCGGGAAGGTCCGGAAGGCTCCGGTCCGCGACGAGTGGGGGAAGATccgcctgcagggggcgctaCTGCGCACGTACGTGctaaacatcatcttcaagacGTTGCTGGAGGTGGCCTTCCTGCTGGCCCAGTACTTCCTGTACGGCTTCGAGCTGAAGCCCATGTACACGTGTAGCAGCTGGCCTTGCCCGAACACGGTCAACTGCTACATCTCACGCCCCACCGAGAAGACCGTCTTCATCCTGTTCATGCTGGCCGTGGCGTGCGTCTCGCTCCTGCTCAATCTGGTGGAGATGTATCACCTGGGCTTCACCAAGTGCCGCCAGGGCCTGAGGTATCGCCGGTCCCGCTCGCTCTCCGACTCCAAAGCCCCCAGCGAGGAAGCCGTGGTGCCCTTCGTGGCGGGTTACCCATACTTCCCCGCCCacgccccgccccctgccccctACCCGCCTGAGCACCAGTACAAGCTGACGGAGCCCGGCGGGGCCTTCCCCACCCTCGGTGGCCGCTCCGCCCACAGCCAGAACCGGGAGAACCTCGCCGTGGAGTGTGGCGGCAAGACAGACACCCTGGAGACCAAGCCTGTCAGCATGGAAACCAGATCCGACCCCGCCGAAAACCGGGTAAAGAAAACCTCTTGCTCTGCCCCTGGTTCCCCGTACAATCAACGAAGACCGAGCCACGGTAGTCGCTATAGCAACAACAAGACCAGACTAGACGACCTGAAAATCTGAGCGGACAAAAGACCAGGCTAGATGATTACTGAAGCAGGGTCTCACCTTTAAAGAACTGAACACAAgtctgtgtcacacacacacacacacacacagaaacacacactgtgtctcAGTGGGTCTTATAGTTCCttataaaaacactgaaaaatctGTTAAGGACCATTAACCGTGAGACATGAGACAAGATTGATATGAAATGCTGCTTTTCCATGCTGAAGGGACCGATAAGTCTGTCTACACGACTCCAGCGCAGGAACccggtgtgtgtgaggggttggGTTAGCATAACGACACTGAGAGGGAGTCAAACAGTGCTGGAGTCATGGTTATCCATCCGTGTTAGCCTTACTGCTAAAGCACCAGAGCTTCTAAACATTCTAGAGCTTCCTCAGAACAGGGCAACTCAATTACAGCTCCACAGCGACCTCACACACCAGCGATGTAGAAACACTCGTACCCTTTTATTAGTGAGTATTTTTAACATGCTGTCTGGTTgaagatgttttattttgtactgtCCTCAGTGAAGCCATCTGTTATTTTCTCTGTAGTAACACTGCAGTCTGAGCCAATCAGCTTCCTCTGTGCAGTAACCTCAATGTTTCCTGACCAATAAAATGAGTTTAAACAAAATCATGGTTGTTCGTTTGTTGGCTTTTGCCATAACACACTCAGAATTCCCTGGAAGTCATATatgtacaaccacacacacataaaccataCATCACATACCGTAAACCATACACTCATACACCCTGAACGATACACCCTAAACCACACACCTATaaatcatacatcatacacccAGAATCCATAAACCCATACACCGTAAACGATACACTGTAAACCACACACCCAGTGGTGATGTGAACAGTCCCCACTGCAACGTTGCTCCTGTCATCTTGGAGGCTTTTTGGGGAACGGGTGggactctcacacaaacacattcttaGGACACtcatgtgttttaaataaataccacTCAGGATGCATGTCTATGTACACTGTGTTCTATTCTTAGGGCACTGACTGAGGAGCTCCCTCTGTACAGAGAAATCGGAGTAGACAGGAATTTAAAAATCactaaagtttttgtttttcccaacTAACTCTTTTTAACAACCATATATATGCAGTGCTTACTTTTATCTGTCGGCTCTCTAAGCCTTCATAGCTCCTAACAGGtgtggggtcaaaggtcaaagttAATTGGAATCATGCTATTCTAGGATGACCTCTGGAAGCATTTTTATCTCTTCATGAAGCACTGAAGTCACTAACCCCAGCCACACCAGTGACCTCAGTTACAAGACTAACCTCAGGTAAGTCAGTGACTTTGCTTAAAGAACTGATAATTTGGTCatagaaaataattaatgtcacatttacaaaatacatgaTTTTGAAGGAGGGGTTTATTAATTTTGCACAAGGTTCTCCAAAatgaagaggcagagaaaatCAATGCAAACGGTAAGATAAAGGGGTAACACTGTAAGATGAAGGGATAACACTGTAACGTGGAGTAACACTGCAAGGTGGAGTAACACTGTAATATGAAGGGGTAACACTAAGGTGGAGTAACACTGTATGATGAAGGGGTAACACTGTAAGGAGGAATAAGACTAAGATGAAGGGGTAACACTGTAAGGAGGAGTAACACTGTAAGGTGGAGTAACACTGTGAGGAGGAGTAACACTAAGCTGAAGGGGTAATACTGTAAGGAGGAATAACACTGTAAGGAGGAGTAACACTAAGATTGAGTACCCCTGGAAGGTAAAGTAACACTGTAGGAGGAGTAACACTAAGGAGCAACACTAAGGTGGAGTAACACTGAAGAGAAGTAACACTGTAAGGTGGAGTAACACTGTACGCTGAAGGGGTAACACTAAGGTGGAGTAACACTGTAAGGAGGAGTAACACTAAGATGAAGGGGTAACACTGTAAGGTGGAGTAACACTAAGATGAAGGGGTAACACTGTAAGGTGGAGTAACTGTACGCTGAAGGGGTAACACTGCAAGGAGGAGTAACACTGTATGATGAAGGGGTAACACTGTAAGGTGGAGTAACACTGTAAGGAGGAGTAACACTAATATGAAGGCATAACACTGAGGAGGAGTAACACTAAGATGAAGGGGTAACACTAAGGAGGAGTAACACTAAGATGAAGGGGTAACACTAAGGTGGAGTAACACTGTAAGATGAATGGGTAACACTGTAAGGAGAAGTAACACTGTAAGGTGGAGTAACACTGTGAGGAGGAGTAACACTAAGCTGAAGGGGTAATACTGTAAGGAGGAATAACACTATAAGGTGGAGTAACACTGTATGATGAAGGGGTAACACTAAGATGGAGTAACACTAAGGAGGAGTAACACTAGGGTGGAGTAACACTGGAAGGTAGAGTAACAGTGTAAGGAGGAGTAACACTGTATGATGAAGGGGTAACACTAAGGTGGAGTAACACTACGATGAAGGGGTAACTAAGGTGGAGTAACGTAAGATGAAGGGGTAACTAAGGTGGAGTAACACTATGATGAAGGGGTAACACTAAGGTGTAGTAACACTGTATGATGAAGGGGTAACTCTAAGGTGGAGTAACAGTGTATGATGAAGGAGTAACACTGTAAGGAGGAGTAACACTAAGATTGAGTAGCCCTGGAAGGTAGAGTAACACTGTAAGGAGTAACACTAAGGAGCAACACTATGATGAAGAGATAACACTAAGGTGGAGTAACACTGGAAGGTAGAGTAACACTAAGATGAAGGAGTAACACTGTAAGGTGAAAACACTAAGGACGAGTAACACTGTAAGGTGGAGTAACACTGTATGGTGAAGTAACACTAAGGAGAAGTAACACTAAGATGAAGGGGTAACACTGTAAGGAGGAGTAACACTAAGATAAAGGGGTAACACTAAGGTGGAGTAACACTGTAAGGAGTAACACTAAGGTAGAAACACTAAAGAGGAGTAACACTAAGATGAAGGGGTAACACTGTAAGGTGGAGTAACACTAAGGTGAAAACACTAAGGAGGAGTAACACTAAGGTGGAGTAAGCTCTTTGTATCCTTCAAGACTCCATTCTGCCAACTCATAAAACAATCTACAACATTCTACATCACCACTTCAGCTAACTGTATCTTTGTATATGTTTTACAACTTTTAAAGTGATGTTatgccattaaaatgtttgtgtatatgcatgcattcatacatgtgtaagtttgtatgtgtacatgtgtatgcaaGTAtctgtatatgtgcgtgtgtgtgtgtgcttggcagTAATGTGGGCTCACTAGTTGTCTATTTATTTTACTGCATATATTTACAAACCAGAACCATGTGTGTGGATCTGGAACagttttctccctctcacacacacacgcgtgcacacagaGCTTTGAATTCACATAAATCTTTTGTGTTAATGCAATCATCTGAAAGATTGGCTCATCAGCAAACAGGGCAGCAATATGGGACCACAGCAGTGGCACTGTTGGTGTAGAACCTTAACATTGAAAAAGGTGACTACATAGGGAGTGAACGCAGAACAAAGAGCCCCACCTACTGGTGACACCAAGCAAGTGCACTTATAGATGCATTTAAGAAATTCATTCATCCCACTGACATCAGCCATATATGTAGCAGAGTGGTTTATTTTAATGGTACAGATAAATTACATCTAATTTACATAAAGTGGCTTCTGTGATAGGCATAAACAGATAGATAAACATCTCATAAGCAAACAAAGAAAGTCCCCAGGGAATAAATGAAtgcttaaataaacaaaattacacaCTAGAACCatccacttgtgtgtgtgtgtgtgtgtgtgtgtgtttgagaaataGGATGGGGCTTGCTGgtagtgtgtttatgtgtgtgtgagagaggattgtgttctctctgtgatcAGTCTGGGTGGGCCACAtgaagggtggggggggggtctatgTGCATACAAAAACACTATATGATCAAATTAAAAcaggaatgtaaaaaaaacaaaaacaaatattgagTATTACGATGCAATGCTCAGTTATTAGCAtggcacatttaaaaatgtataaacaaacaccacgGAAACCACATTGTCATGGTATCTGCAAATCCATGTCACACACATTGTTACACAGATGTGCAAAATGCAGATATACTAatatttctgattggctgattctcCTGCGATATGCATTGCGGCTCTGACACGCCATTCCACTCTTAACTGGCCATTCATTAtggtcatttacatattcatatggATTTTTACATATTCTATTCATGCGTTTCGTCATTATAACGAGAAAGATTGGTGACTGTTAACATGTCATCTCTCTCagcctctgtgtgcatgtgaatgttaTAACGTTATGAGATCTTTAAAGCTTGCAATTAAAGTttgcacacacatccagagaGTAGCTCTTCATtgaggaaagaaaaactaaaccaaactaaaacaaaacactcttcCTGACAAGACCAACAACCAGAaccaaaaccaccaccaccccttcAGGAGATGTTCAAATGATCTATATTAAATCTATTGATCTGCGGTTCTGACCGTATGTGGGATGTGTGGAAGCTCA
This is a stretch of genomic DNA from Electrophorus electricus isolate fEleEle1 chromosome 6, fEleEle1.pri, whole genome shotgun sequence. It encodes these proteins:
- the cx39.9 gene encoding connexin 39.9, with translation MGDWSSLGKLLENAQEHSTVVGKVWLSVLFIFRILVLGAAAEKVWGDEQSGFTCDTKQPGCQNVCYDKTFPISHIRFWVMQIIFVSVPTLIYLGHILHLVRMEEKQKQAEQDHASASADKQALLGGKVRKAPVRDEWGKIRLQGALLRTYVLNIIFKTLLEVAFLLAQYFLYGFELKPMYTCSSWPCPNTVNCYISRPTEKTVFILFMLAVACVSLLLNLVEMYHLGFTKCRQGLRYRRSRSLSDSKAPSEEAVVPFVAGYPYFPAHAPPPAPYPPEHQYKLTEPGGAFPTLGGRSAHSQNRENLAVECGGKTDTLETKPVSMETRSDPAENRVKKTSCSAPGSPYNQRRPSHGSRYSNNKTRLDDLKI